From Pelagibacterium flavum:
CGTGTCGAGTTCCTTGATCCCGTTCCATTCATGCCCGGTGGTCTGTTCCCCTGTGACCTCGTCGCGCTCCTTCTCGCTCATGGCCGGTCGTCCTTGTCGAGTATGCTGTGTTTGGCGCGATGGAACTTGTCCTTATTTCGCGGCCAGAAGGTATAAATCATCACACCTATGGCCATGGCGATGAGGTAGAACAGGCCCCAGCTCTTGGAAAAGGCAACGAGCGTGCTGTGGTCAAACTCCATATCCTCACTCCTCGACCGATGGGGAGATCAATTGCGAAGCGTCTTCACCCGCAACATCGGGCGCCTCCTGCATGTCCGGGCTCTGCTCATAGGCCGCATTGGTCAGCAGACCCAGAATCTGCAGATAAGCAACCAATGCATCCATCTCGGTGACTGTTCCTGTTACACCGTCAAACAAGCTCACCTGAGTTTCTTCGCCGTAACGTGCAGCGAGCCCGGTTCCAAATGAACTCTCAGGGTCGGCCTGGGCAATGGCATCGGTGGCTGCGTTCTCGACCATTTCCTGGGTATAGGGCACGCCGACCATCCGCTGGGCATTCAGTCGGCCGGCCAGCTCATAGACGTCAAGCTCGGTCTCCATGAGCCATGGATAGGCAGGCATGTTCGACTCGGGGGTTACCTGTCGCGGATTGATCAGGTGCGCCACGTGCCAGATGTCGGAATATTTGCCGCCGACGCGGGCGAGGTCGGGTCCGGTCCTCTTGGACCCCCACTGCATTGGATGGTCGTATTGCGACTCAACGGCAAGCGAATAGGGGCCGTAGCGGTCGACCTCATCGACCAGGGTGCGCACCATCTGGGAGTGGCATGCATAACATCCCTCTCGAACATAGATGTCGCGCCCTGCCAATTCGAGCGGCGTATACAGCCGCATGTCGGGAACATCTTCCACAGTCTCATCGATGGTAAAAAGCGGGACGATCTCGACGATCCCCCCCACACTTGCGGCCGCGATAATCGCCAGGACAAATCCGATGGCAGTACGCTCGATTTTCCGGTGAAACAGTTCTGCCACGTCTCTTACTCCGCCGGATTTGTCTGGTGTTGCAGTGTGCCCAAGGGGGTGTCATCGGCCTGCTCGACCATGGCCGGGCCCTTCTTTACCGTCATGTAAATGTTGTAGGCGGCAACGATTGCTCCGATCAGAAACAGCAGCCCTCCGAAGGCACGCGCAATATAATAGGGGTACATGGCCACCAGCGTGTCGACGAAGGAATAGGCCAAAGTGTTACCCTCGGTATAGGTGCGCCACATCAGGCCCTGGACAATGCCTGAGTTCCACATTGCAAACACATAGATCAGGGTTCCGGCCAGCGAGAGCCAGAAATGCAGCTCGACCAGTTTGTTGGAGAACATGCCCGCGCGATTCCAGAGCGAAGGAACCACCGTATAAAGCGCTCCGAAGGTGATGAGAGCCACCCATCCCAGTGCGCCCGCATGCACGTGTCCCACCGTCCAGTCGGTGTAGTGGGAGAGGGAGTTGACGGGCCGGATGGCCATGAACGAGCCCTCGAAAGTGGAAAGGCCGTAAAAAATTGCGGCAACGACCATGAACCTTAGAGTCGCGTCATCTCTGACCTTGTGCCAGGCACCGCGCAACGTCATCAATGCATTGCCGGCCGAGGCCCAGGAGGGCACCAGCAACATGACGGAAAATGTCATGCCCAGTGTTTGCACCCAATGGGGCAGGGCGGTGTAGTGAAGGTGGTGGGAGCCGGCCCACATATAAAAGAAGGTTATGCCCCAGAAGCTGAGAATTGAAAGCCGATAGGAAAAGATCGGACGATTGGCCCGCTTGGGCAGATAGTAATACATCATCGCCAGGAATCCGGCGGTGAGGAAAAATGCAACTGCATTGTGCCCATACCACCATTGGACCATGGCATCCTGGACCCCCGCCCAGACCACGTAGCTCTTGGCGCTGCCCAACGAAACCGGCACGGCGAGATTGTTGACGATATGGAGCATGGCCACAACGACAATGAAAGCCAAATAATACCAGTTGGCGACGTAGATATGAGGTTCCTTGCGCCGGGCGAGGGTGCGCAGGTAGAGGACGAAATAGGCAACCCACACGATGACGAGCCAGAGATCGGCATACCACTCAGGTTCGGCATATTCCTTTGACTGGGTGATGCCCATGAAATAGCCAGTCACCGCGAGGATGCAAAACAGGTTATAGCCGAACAGAACGAACCAGGGCAGGACATGTCCGGCAAGCCGTGCACGCGAGGTGCGCTGCACCACATGAAACGATGTGGCGATCAGGGCATTGCCGCCGAAACCGAAAATGACGCCGGTCGTGTGCGCCGGCCTCAGGCGTCCAAAGCTCGACCAGGCCTGCCCAAACTCAAGCTCCGGCCAGGCCAGTTGAGCCGCGACCCAGACGCCGATGAACATTCCGAACACCGCCCAGGCCATGGTGAAACCGATCCCGATGCGGGTGGGGTCGTCATAATAGGACGACGACCGATCTTCTGTGGGCTCGGGAGTGGTGTCATAACGCGTCAACAAATAGAGCAGGGCGCCAAGACACAGGGCAACGATCAGCAGTCCATGCGCGCCCAGCGGGTCACGCAGGCCCAGGATCGTCAGGGCAGACCCCAAAACGAGCACGCCCAGAACGATGGCGATGCAGTTTTGCCGTTCTGCTCTTGTGAGTTGCGCTAGCATAATCTGGCTCTCCCCTAAGGCAGATGAACACGTCCGAGACACGACCATAGCGCTACGATGTCGCCCGTCAACGTGCTACGGCCAATCTCTTCTTCTGGCGTTGGGCTGTTCAGTCGAAATAGCAAAGGAACCGCCATATGAGTTTGCTTTGTCACACCCACCTCTAATCAAGCGCTTACTTGACGCTCGCCTGCCAATCATTTGCCACCGGTCAGCTCGTTGGAGCCAAGGCGCAATCATGTTGCCATGGCGCGAAGAGGCTAGTGCGCACGGCTCACCGGGTTTTCTAAATCCTAAGGCCTTGCTTGCGAACCAGCTGATCTAAACCGACTGGGGGTTACTGGTTGTTGTGGCCCATCGCTCTGATCGCCAATGGCCCGCGCGCATGTCATATGCGCTCGCAACAGGGGTCATTCTGGCTCGCGGAGGCTGGACCACTCCGCGACCATGTCTACTCTGCTTTGCCGAGCGGCCAGAGCGTCAAGATACATTATTCATCTTCCGACGACGATCGAGTGCACGACCGTGTGTCCCGATAACACCTTGAGGCGTTCGCATTCTTCAACGAGTGGTATATGCTAATGCTTGTTGCCGTCGAGAAGCGATATGCATCCGCTTCAACATTCATCGGTGAACCGAGCATACCCTCAGGCCCTTTTCATGCAGCCCGTTAGTGATTTTGAGCTTTCCCAAAACAATACATTGGGACTGACGTCCCGCGCTCGCTTCGGGGCGATTGCCCACAATCGGCAGGAGGTCGTTGAGGCCGTTCGGTATGCGCGACGGAACGATCTCGAACTTCACGTTCTGGGTGAAGGGAGCAACGTCGTTCTCAGCGAATACATCGATGCGTTCGTTCTGTTGATGAGGATCGGTGGATGCGAAGTCAGCGGAACTTTTCCACTAGGCGATCACGTGACTGCCGGCGCCGGGGTGCCGTGGCATCGACTCGTCGAATGGACATTGGCTGAGAATTTGCCCGGCCTTGAAAATCTCGCGGGTATCCCTGGAACAGTTGGAGCCGCGCCCGTCCAGAACATAGGCGCCTATGGGGCCGAGCTCGCCGAGTTTTTT
This genomic window contains:
- a CDS encoding cbb3-type cytochrome c oxidase subunit 3 translates to MEFDHSTLVAFSKSWGLFYLIAMAIGVMIYTFWPRNKDKFHRAKHSILDKDDRP
- the ccoN gene encoding cytochrome-c oxidase, cbb3-type subunit I, translated to MLAQLTRAERQNCIAIVLGVLVLGSALTILGLRDPLGAHGLLIVALCLGALLYLLTRYDTTPEPTEDRSSSYYDDPTRIGIGFTMAWAVFGMFIGVWVAAQLAWPELEFGQAWSSFGRLRPAHTTGVIFGFGGNALIATSFHVVQRTSRARLAGHVLPWFVLFGYNLFCILAVTGYFMGITQSKEYAEPEWYADLWLVIVWVAYFVLYLRTLARRKEPHIYVANWYYLAFIVVVAMLHIVNNLAVPVSLGSAKSYVVWAGVQDAMVQWWYGHNAVAFFLTAGFLAMMYYYLPKRANRPIFSYRLSILSFWGITFFYMWAGSHHLHYTALPHWVQTLGMTFSVMLLVPSWASAGNALMTLRGAWHKVRDDATLRFMVVAAIFYGLSTFEGSFMAIRPVNSLSHYTDWTVGHVHAGALGWVALITFGALYTVVPSLWNRAGMFSNKLVELHFWLSLAGTLIYVFAMWNSGIVQGLMWRTYTEGNTLAYSFVDTLVAMYPYYIARAFGGLLFLIGAIVAAYNIYMTVKKGPAMVEQADDTPLGTLQHQTNPAE
- the ccoO gene encoding cytochrome-c oxidase, cbb3-type subunit II, producing the protein MAELFHRKIERTAIGFVLAIIAAASVGGIVEIVPLFTIDETVEDVPDMRLYTPLELAGRDIYVREGCYACHSQMVRTLVDEVDRYGPYSLAVESQYDHPMQWGSKRTGPDLARVGGKYSDIWHVAHLINPRQVTPESNMPAYPWLMETELDVYELAGRLNAQRMVGVPYTQEMVENAATDAIAQADPESSFGTGLAARYGEETQVSLFDGVTGTVTEMDALVAYLQILGLLTNAAYEQSPDMQEAPDVAGEDASQLISPSVEE